One Triticum dicoccoides isolate Atlit2015 ecotype Zavitan chromosome 4B, WEW_v2.0, whole genome shotgun sequence genomic window carries:
- the LOC119291446 gene encoding expansin-A12-like, with the protein MAFPPPHFTRLPRRLPIECTHPPQCPVPEAIPYALEMARRSGVLSRLAVVVVAAYCLAAATPGAADWMRGSATFYGGSNAAGTMGGACGYGNLYSTGYGTDTAALSTSLFNDGAACGECYQVQCDQGSSPNCKPGVTVTITATNLCPTDYSKPNDNGGWCNPPRKHLDMAQPAWERIGVYRAGIVPVLFQRVPCSRSGGVRFTINGHSYFELVLITNVGGPGSIRAVQIKGSRTGWTTMSRNWGANWQSNSYLNGQSISFAVTATNGQKVVFQDVAPSNWGFGQTFTNYGQFY; encoded by the exons ATGGCTTTTCCACCTCCTCACTTCACTCGCCTCCCACGTCGCCTGCCGATCGAGTGCACCCACCCACCACAGTGCCCTGTGCCTGAGGCCATTCCGTACGCACTGGAGATGGCGCGCAGGAGCGGAGTCTTGTCGCGCttggccgtcgtcgtcgtcgcggccTACTGCCTCGCCGCGGCGACGCCTGGGGCTGCCGACTGGATGAGGGGCTCCGCCACCTTCTACGGCGGGAGCAACGCCGCCGGCACCATGG GCGGCGCTTGCGGGTACGGGAACCTGTACTCGACGGGGTACGGGACGGACACGGCGGCGCTGAGCACGTCCCTCTTCAACGACGGGGCGGCGTGCGGGGAGTGCTACCAGGTGCAGTGCGACCAGGGCAGTTCCCCGAACTGCAAGCCGGGGGTGACGGTCACCATCACGGCCACCAACCTCTGCCCGACGGACTACTCCAAGCCCAACGACAACGGCGGCTGGTGCAACCCGCCCCGCAAGCACCTGGACATGGCGCAGCCCGCGTGGGAGCGCATCGGCGTCTACCGCGCCGGCATCGTGCCGGTCCTGTTCCAGCGggtgccctgctccaggagcggcggcgTGCGGTTCACCATCAACGGCCACAGCTACTTCGAGCTGGTGCTCATCACCAACGTCGGCGGGCCGGGGTCGATCAGGGCGGTGCAGATCAAGGGGTCCAGGACCGGGTGGACCACCATGTCCCGGAACTGGGGCGCCAACTGGCAGTCCAACAGCTACCTCAACGGCCAGTCCATCTCCTTCGCCGTCACCGCCACCAACGGCCAGAAGGTCGTCTTCCAGGACGTGGCGCCCAGCAACTGGGGATTCGGCCAGACCTTCACCAACTACGGCCAGTTCTACTAG